The following coding sequences are from one Streptomyces sp. NBC_01232 window:
- a CDS encoding enoyl-CoA hydratase/isomerase family protein, whose product MPAIGPGVRDTVIDTISTEIAEGEERIRLEVADGLAVLTLCRPDKLNGWSWESTRQLGLLADLIRFDESVRAVLLRAEGRAFCAGIDVTAPGGAITGGSPAERTRNYYECIRWVHERFAVLARLPQPVVAAVQGHCLGFGFELALMADVRVAAEDAVFALPEARLGVAVDAGGDLRIAREAGAGWAKYLALTGRRIDAATAQRLNLVQLVVPGEELEEASRALAQEIAANAPLAVQGIKRAVDAYADAALPAALDRVAMTAALTLTSEDCREGYTAMAARRPPRFSGG is encoded by the coding sequence GTGCCAGCCATCGGGCCGGGGGTGCGGGACACGGTGATCGACACCATCTCCACGGAGATCGCGGAGGGTGAGGAGCGGATACGGCTGGAGGTCGCGGACGGCCTCGCGGTCCTCACCCTGTGCCGCCCGGACAAGCTCAACGGCTGGAGCTGGGAGTCCACCCGCCAGCTCGGCCTGCTGGCGGACCTGATCCGCTTCGACGAGTCCGTCCGGGCGGTGCTGCTGCGGGCCGAGGGCCGGGCCTTCTGCGCGGGCATCGACGTGACCGCCCCCGGCGGCGCCATCACGGGTGGATCCCCGGCCGAGCGCACCCGCAACTACTACGAGTGCATCCGCTGGGTGCACGAGCGGTTCGCGGTCCTCGCCCGGCTCCCGCAGCCGGTCGTCGCCGCCGTCCAGGGCCACTGCCTCGGCTTCGGCTTCGAGCTGGCCCTGATGGCCGACGTCCGGGTGGCGGCCGAGGACGCCGTCTTCGCCCTGCCGGAAGCCCGGCTGGGCGTGGCGGTCGACGCGGGCGGAGACCTGCGCATCGCCCGCGAAGCGGGAGCGGGCTGGGCCAAGTACCTGGCCCTGACCGGCCGCCGCATCGACGCCGCGACGGCGCAGCGGCTCAATCTGGTCCAACTGGTCGTCCCCGGAGAGGAGCTGGAGGAGGCCTCCCGCGCACTGGCGCAGGAGATCGCCGCGAACGCGCCGCTCGCGGTCCAGGGCATCAAGCGCGCGGTCGACGCCTACGCCGACGCCGCCCTCCCCGCGGCCCTCGACCGGGTGGCGATGACCGCGGCCCTCACCCTCACCTCGGAGGACTGCCGGGAGGGATACACGGCCATGGCCGCCCGCCGGCCGCCGCGCTTCAGCGGAGGCTGA
- a CDS encoding DNRLRE domain-containing protein, whose product MLRTMSSAVSLALAGALAVTGAAVGTATAAAAPAVSAAGAGETPVGAQAWTRVSKKYPNRSSWNTADDLRVGNEGAAEGLSRAYLRLDTTALAGATVSRATFRITNTGAASCTGRPVELWSVGAVSAKTTWKNQPAKGVRLATVTDARGREGCAAGDLEFDATAVVKEAAAASRTSVTVGLFAADESDTSAWKRFAPATAKLETTIGSPVPPVISSPEFPDASNGAPANTGKARTPGTFTFGTGGAANLDRIVYWSDFDGRERTVAPGANAVITPTASGPHMIYAYSVDKAGRRSDQAVYRIWVLASEGPDAPGDLNGDGLRDLWTLDPDAKLRFSAGRADGTFAAPVAGGASFAPGARIAATGDWNDDGYNDLLVLERPTGLGRNLLRIHRGDGLGGIRPGSGTVLTVSCPVADPDSGCAGEDPAWTGDDHWFNAEAVVHAGDLNADGQPDLLVKQGAKLWAYTASLFASLDAFGGPVLVGDGGWDAVSVLAPGDTDGDGAGDLWVRDDASGDLFAVKGAKDASGQLDPRSWGTAQRVRIGSGFGRTAYPTLASAADFDRDGRADLSAVGADGKAVWFRATATGIESTPRPIG is encoded by the coding sequence ATGCTCAGAACGATGTCGAGCGCCGTCTCGCTGGCCCTGGCCGGCGCCCTGGCCGTGACCGGTGCGGCGGTGGGAACGGCAACGGCCGCCGCCGCACCGGCCGTCAGCGCCGCGGGGGCGGGGGAGACCCCCGTCGGCGCACAGGCCTGGACGCGCGTGTCCAAGAAGTACCCGAACCGCTCCTCCTGGAACACCGCCGACGACCTGCGCGTCGGCAACGAGGGCGCCGCGGAGGGGCTGTCGCGCGCGTACCTACGGCTGGACACCACCGCCCTGGCGGGCGCCACGGTCTCCCGGGCCACCTTCCGGATCACCAACACGGGAGCCGCGTCCTGCACGGGCCGTCCGGTGGAGCTGTGGAGCGTCGGCGCCGTCTCGGCGAAGACGACGTGGAAGAACCAGCCGGCCAAGGGGGTCCGGCTGGCGACGGTGACGGACGCCAGGGGGCGGGAGGGCTGCGCGGCGGGCGACCTCGAGTTCGACGCCACCGCGGTGGTGAAGGAGGCGGCGGCCGCCTCCCGGACCTCCGTCACCGTGGGCCTGTTCGCCGCGGACGAGTCCGACACCTCGGCCTGGAAGCGCTTCGCCCCGGCGACGGCGAAGCTGGAGACCACCATCGGCAGCCCCGTGCCGCCGGTGATCAGCTCCCCCGAGTTCCCCGACGCCTCGAACGGAGCCCCCGCCAACACCGGGAAGGCCCGTACGCCGGGCACGTTCACGTTCGGCACCGGCGGCGCCGCGAATCTGGACAGGATCGTGTACTGGTCGGACTTCGACGGGCGGGAGCGCACCGTGGCACCGGGCGCCAACGCCGTGATCACGCCCACCGCCTCCGGTCCCCACATGATCTACGCGTACAGCGTGGACAAGGCCGGGCGGCGTTCCGACCAGGCCGTGTACCGCATCTGGGTCCTCGCCAGTGAGGGCCCGGACGCCCCGGGCGACCTGAACGGCGACGGCCTGCGCGACCTGTGGACCCTCGACCCGGACGCGAAGCTCCGCTTCTCGGCAGGGCGGGCCGACGGCACCTTCGCCGCGCCCGTCGCCGGCGGGGCGTCCTTCGCCCCGGGAGCCCGGATCGCCGCCACCGGGGACTGGAACGACGACGGCTACAACGACCTGCTGGTACTCGAGCGCCCCACCGGACTCGGCAGGAACCTGCTCCGGATCCACAGAGGCGACGGCCTCGGCGGCATCCGGCCGGGCAGCGGCACCGTCCTGACCGTTTCCTGCCCGGTCGCCGATCCGGACAGCGGCTGCGCCGGCGAGGACCCGGCCTGGACCGGCGACGACCACTGGTTCAACGCCGAAGCCGTCGTGCACGCGGGAGACCTCAACGCGGACGGCCAGCCCGACCTGCTGGTGAAGCAGGGTGCGAAGCTCTGGGCGTACACCGCCAGCCTCTTCGCGAGCCTGGACGCATTCGGCGGCCCGGTGCTCGTCGGCGACGGCGGCTGGGACGCCGTCTCGGTCCTCGCCCCGGGTGACACCGACGGTGACGGCGCCGGCGACCTGTGGGTGCGCGACGACGCCTCCGGCGACCTGTTCGCCGTGAAGGGCGCCAAGGACGCCTCCGGGCAGCTCGACCCCAGGAGCTGGGGCACGGCGCAGCGCGTGAGGATCGGCTCGGGCTTCGGCCGGACGGCCTACCCGACGCTCGCCTCGGCGGCCGACTTCGACCGTGACGGACGGGCCGACCTGTCGGCCGTCGGCGCGGACGGCAAGGCCGTCTGGTTCCGCGCGACCGCCACCGGGATCGAATCGACCCCCCGTCCGATCGGCTGA
- a CDS encoding MBL fold metallo-hydrolase, whose protein sequence is MDRHGQVVALLDATGIFFEPARTAFPGADAAAWARAAQLDPGARGPDGAWVLDFRCFAIARPGGRWVLVDAGVGPSRSPAAAWAPVPGRLPDALAAAGIAPADVEAVVLTHLHEDHAGWSSGDDGEPFFPAARYVVQRAEVSALDRADPVWDWTVAPLRASGQLHEVDGTHRLAPGITLLPTPGHTPGHQSVLVDQGAGARDVVVTGDVLVHAVQLGDPAVPYSHERDRETARASREGLLARARERGALLATAHLTRAFVEPPAEATPGRRP, encoded by the coding sequence ATGGATCGACACGGGCAGGTGGTGGCGCTGCTCGACGCCACGGGGATCTTCTTCGAGCCGGCCCGCACCGCCTTCCCGGGCGCGGACGCGGCCGCCTGGGCACGGGCGGCGCAGCTGGATCCGGGCGCGAGGGGGCCGGACGGGGCATGGGTGCTGGACTTCCGGTGTTTCGCGATCGCCCGGCCCGGCGGTCGCTGGGTGCTGGTGGACGCGGGGGTCGGGCCGTCCCGGTCCCCGGCCGCCGCCTGGGCCCCGGTGCCGGGCCGGCTGCCGGACGCGCTCGCGGCGGCCGGTATCGCACCGGCCGATGTGGAGGCGGTGGTGCTGACACACCTTCACGAGGACCACGCGGGCTGGTCGTCGGGGGACGACGGGGAGCCGTTCTTCCCGGCCGCCCGGTACGTCGTACAGCGCGCGGAGGTGTCCGCGCTGGACCGGGCGGACCCGGTGTGGGACTGGACGGTGGCGCCGCTGCGCGCGAGCGGGCAGCTGCACGAGGTGGACGGCACTCACCGGCTGGCTCCCGGCATCACCCTGCTCCCGACGCCCGGGCACACCCCGGGACACCAGTCGGTACTGGTGGACCAGGGCGCCGGGGCCCGCGATGTGGTGGTCACCGGGGACGTACTGGTGCACGCGGTGCAGCTGGGCGACCCGGCGGTGCCGTACTCCCACGAGCGCGACCGGGAGACCGCCCGGGCCTCGCGCGAGGGGCTGCTGGCGCGGGCGAGGGAGCGCGGCGCCCTGCTGGCGACCGCGCACCTGACCCGCGCGTTCGTGGAGCCGCCCGCGGAAGCGACGCCGGGCCGGCGCCCCTGA
- a CDS encoding alpha/beta fold hydrolase produces the protein MAHSYRQPGTVLTDHRFSVPLDHENPDGERIELYAREVVAAGKDPEALPWLLYLEGGPGFGARRFIGRQAWLERALTEYRVLLLDQRGTGRSTPVNRQTLPLRGTPDRQAEYLAHFRADSIVRDAEAIRPGLTGGAPWTVLGQSFGGFCTTRYLSTAPEGLTAALITGGLPSLTATADEVYEAAYPRIERKNLAHYARYPMDVERARRIAAHLADRPAELPGGHRLTVEGFQSLGILLGTGDGSHQLHHLLEDAFVPTPAGPALSDAFLESVRGLLSFAGHPLYALVHEAIYAQDPATPTAWAAERVRAGHPGFDADKALAGDGPLLFTGETIHPWHFTTDPSLAPLRETAEILAARTGWQPLYDPARLAANEVPVAAAVYHDDMYVDTAHSLETARSVRGLRTWVTDEFEHDGVRAGGPRVLDRLLSLARDEV, from the coding sequence ATCGCACACAGCTACCGCCAGCCCGGCACGGTCCTCACCGACCACCGGTTCTCCGTCCCGCTGGACCACGAGAACCCGGACGGGGAGCGGATCGAGCTGTACGCCCGCGAGGTCGTGGCCGCCGGCAAGGACCCCGAGGCGCTGCCGTGGCTGCTCTACCTGGAGGGCGGTCCGGGCTTCGGCGCCCGCCGTTTCATCGGCCGCCAGGCCTGGCTGGAGCGGGCCCTCACGGAGTACCGGGTGCTGCTGCTCGACCAGCGCGGAACCGGTCGGTCCACCCCGGTGAACCGGCAGACCCTGCCCCTGCGCGGCACCCCCGACCGGCAGGCCGAGTACCTCGCCCACTTCCGTGCCGACTCCATCGTGCGCGACGCCGAGGCCATCCGCCCCGGCCTGACCGGGGGTGCGCCCTGGACCGTGCTCGGCCAGAGCTTCGGCGGCTTCTGCACGACCCGCTACCTCTCCACCGCGCCCGAGGGCCTCACAGCCGCCCTGATCACCGGCGGTCTGCCGTCCCTGACCGCCACCGCCGACGAGGTGTACGAGGCCGCGTACCCCCGCATCGAGCGCAAGAACCTGGCCCACTACGCCCGGTACCCCATGGACGTCGAGCGCGCCCGCCGGATCGCCGCCCACCTGGCGGACCGCCCGGCCGAACTGCCCGGCGGCCACCGCCTCACCGTCGAGGGCTTCCAGTCCCTCGGCATCCTGCTCGGCACCGGCGACGGCAGCCACCAGCTGCACCACCTCCTCGAGGACGCCTTCGTACCGACCCCGGCGGGCCCCGCCCTCTCCGACGCCTTCCTGGAGAGCGTCCGCGGGCTCCTCTCCTTTGCCGGGCACCCCCTGTACGCGCTGGTCCACGAGGCGATCTACGCCCAGGACCCCGCCACGCCCACCGCCTGGGCCGCCGAACGCGTGCGCGCGGGCCACCCCGGCTTCGACGCGGACAAGGCCCTCGCCGGCGACGGGCCGCTGCTCTTCACGGGCGAGACCATCCACCCCTGGCACTTCACCACCGACCCGTCCCTCGCCCCGCTGCGCGAGACCGCGGAGATCCTGGCCGCCCGCACCGGCTGGCAGCCGCTCTACGACCCGGCGCGCCTGGCCGCCAACGAGGTGCCGGTGGCCGCCGCCGTCTACCACGACGACATGTACGTGGACACCGCGCACTCTCTGGAGACGGCCCGCTCCGTCCGGGGCCTGCGGACCTGGGTGACGGACGAGTTCGAGCACGACGGCGTCCGCGCCGGCGGCCCCCGCGTCCTGGACCGGCTGCTGTCCCTCGCCCGCGACGAGGTGTGA
- a CDS encoding SDR family oxidoreductase: METPLPGLPTPPPLGAAALPRGTYAGQVVLVTGGGTGLGRAVAAEFARLGADLVIASRRAEQLKAARDELAAVPGAGRVTAAVCDIRDPERVAEVFDAAQAASGLPDVLVNNAAANFPSPAEDLSPNAWRAVVDITLTGTWFMTREFGRRHLAAGTPGSIVNIGASYAWTGGPGFAHSAAAKAGVKNLVETLAVEWGPYGIQINGLVPGLFPHADMTEDIQGGLDRAAPDAKDARQPALRVGAPRELGWAATFLASPYARFITGHTLVVDGANWQRRSVVNPEVVPVRTQLGRGPFTL; encoded by the coding sequence ATGGAGACCCCTCTGCCCGGCCTGCCCACGCCGCCGCCGCTCGGCGCCGCCGCCCTGCCCCGCGGGACCTACGCGGGGCAGGTGGTCCTCGTGACCGGCGGCGGCACCGGGCTGGGCAGGGCCGTGGCCGCCGAGTTCGCTCGGCTCGGCGCCGATCTGGTCATCGCGAGCCGGCGCGCCGAACAGCTCAAGGCGGCGCGGGACGAGCTGGCGGCCGTACCCGGTGCGGGCCGGGTGACGGCCGCCGTCTGCGACATCAGGGATCCCGAGCGGGTCGCCGAGGTCTTCGACGCCGCGCAGGCGGCCTCCGGCCTGCCGGACGTTCTGGTCAACAACGCGGCCGCCAACTTCCCCTCCCCCGCGGAGGACCTCTCCCCGAACGCCTGGCGGGCGGTGGTCGACATCACCCTGACGGGCACCTGGTTCATGACCCGCGAGTTCGGCCGCCGCCACCTCGCCGCCGGCACGCCCGGGTCGATCGTGAACATCGGCGCCTCGTACGCCTGGACGGGCGGGCCGGGCTTCGCCCACAGCGCCGCGGCCAAGGCCGGGGTGAAGAACCTGGTGGAGACGCTGGCGGTCGAGTGGGGCCCGTACGGCATCCAGATCAACGGGCTCGTCCCCGGGCTGTTCCCGCACGCCGACATGACCGAGGACATCCAGGGCGGCCTGGACCGCGCCGCGCCCGACGCGAAGGACGCCCGGCAGCCCGCCCTGCGGGTCGGTGCGCCGCGCGAACTGGGCTGGGCCGCCACCTTCCTGGCCTCGCCCTACGCCCGGTTCATCACCGGGCACACCCTGGTGGTCGACGGGGCGAACTGGCAGCGACGGTCGGTGGTCAACCCCGAGGTGGTCCCGGTCCGAACCCAGCTGGGGCGCGGCCCGTTCACGCTCTAA
- a CDS encoding PIG-L deacetylase family protein, with protein sequence MTEQPDQQPTLQHMPTDWTRALAVVAHPDDLEYGCAAAIADWTDGGREVVYLLATRGEAGIDNLAPAECGPLREAEQRASAAVVGVSEVEFLDYRDGIVEYGLDLRRDIAAAIRRHRPELILTLNHRDTWGGAQGGGYWNTPDHKAVGRATLDAAGDAGNRWIFPELIEQGLEPWNGVRWVAVAGSNTPTHASDAGPGLERSIKSLMEHKAYIEVLTDQDPEEYVRTFLTGNVQQAAARFGGRPAVPFEVFPR encoded by the coding sequence ATGACCGAACAACCTGATCAGCAGCCCACCTTGCAGCACATGCCCACCGACTGGACGCGCGCGCTCGCGGTGGTCGCCCACCCCGACGACCTGGAGTACGGCTGCGCCGCGGCCATCGCGGACTGGACGGACGGGGGCCGGGAGGTGGTCTACCTTCTCGCCACGCGCGGTGAGGCGGGCATCGACAACCTCGCCCCCGCCGAATGCGGTCCCCTGCGCGAGGCTGAGCAGCGGGCGAGCGCCGCGGTCGTCGGCGTGTCCGAGGTGGAATTCCTGGACTACCGCGACGGCATCGTCGAGTACGGCCTCGACCTGCGCCGTGACATCGCCGCGGCCATCAGGCGGCACCGGCCCGAGCTGATCCTCACGCTCAACCACCGTGACACCTGGGGCGGCGCGCAGGGCGGCGGCTACTGGAACACCCCCGACCACAAGGCCGTCGGGCGGGCGACGCTGGACGCCGCCGGGGACGCCGGGAACAGGTGGATCTTCCCCGAGCTCATCGAGCAGGGTCTCGAGCCGTGGAACGGTGTGCGCTGGGTCGCGGTGGCCGGATCGAACACGCCCACGCACGCGAGCGACGCCGGCCCGGGGCTGGAGCGTTCGATCAAGTCCCTGATGGAGCACAAGGCGTACATCGAGGTGCTCACCGACCAGGACCCGGAGGAGTACGTCCGCACCTTCCTCACCGGGAACGTCCAGCAGGCGGCGGCCCGGTTCGGCGGGCGCCCGGCCGTGCCGTTCGAGGTCTTCCCCCGCTGA